A segment of the Sphingopyxis sp. OAS728 genome:
GACCCCCGTCATCACGCTGTCGAGCAGCGGCAGCGGCACGCGGATCGAGCGCCAGTTTTGCAATTCGGCCTGAAGATCGTCCTCGCGGCGCATCGGGACACCCGCGACCTCGACCACCGGCTCGTCGGCGACATCCTCCACCGCAAGGGCACCGATGACGTCGCGGTCATCGCCCGCGGGCTCGACGCCCTCCTTACCAAGCGCAGTGCAAAGGTCGCCGAGCCGGTCGAGGATGCCGAGCACCCCGGTGACGAGCGCGGCGTTCGCCGGACGGTTACCGCGCCGCACCTGATCGAGCGCATCTTCGGCGGCGTGCGACAGCGCGGTAACGCGCGGCAAGGCGAGGAAACCCGAGCTGCCCTTGATCGTGTGGACGAAGCGAAAAATCGCATCGAGCTGCGCGCGATCGGCGGGGTCCGCCTCCCATGCGACAATGGCCCCGCCGGCTTCGGCAAGGATTTCCGCCGTTTCGGCCAGAAAGTCGTTCAGCAGATCGTCCATCGCGGTACCGGTGCGCCCCAAAAACTGAGGTTCGACCATGCCCGACAATGGTTAAAAGTGGCTTTACCCGCGGCCGCGGAGGACGGCTCCAACCAGCAACGACGTCGGCGTTTCGCGCGCCAGCATCACCGTCCCCTCATTCTGCCGCGCCACCGCTTGCACCAGCACCGCGGGCGCGGTGCGCGACGTCATCGGGCTCGCGCCTTCGCCTTCGGCAAGGATGCGCTCGACGTCGGCGTCGAGGAAGATGCGTTCGGCCTCGACATGCAGCGCGATCTCGATGCCCCCATCCTTGTCGGCACCCTGCTTTTCGCAGCCGACATCGAGCCGCCCGCCACGCACGAGCGCATCGACGAGCAGCAGCGACAGGTTGAGGATGATCTTCACCGCGGGCTTGGGCAGCGGGTCGGTCCCGATCATCCAGTTAAGTTCGATCGCACGGTCACCGATGATGCCCTGGATCGCCGACTTCGCTTCGTCGGCTGGCACAAGCTCACCGAACCCGCCGGCCGAACCGAAAGCGAGGCGGAAGAACTTCAGCTTGTTTGCCGAAGTCCGCGCGCTCTGCTCAAGCAGTTCGAAGCAACGCTCACGCATCGCCGGGTCTTTTTCGTCGGCGAGCAGTTCGAGCCCGTTGGCGAAGGCCCCGACAGGGCTCAGCAGGTCGTGACACAGGCGCGAGGCCAGCATCGAGGCGAAATCGACGCGATCGTCGGACATGGATGAAATGGCTCCCCAGCGCAGCGTCCGGACCTTTCCGGCATGAGCTGCTCCTACGGCACCAACGCCGTCCAGAGCAAGCACGATACGGCGAGCCGCACCCTTGAATTTCGCCGTCCGAAAACCACATTGTCATCAATGCAGGGGGACGACGACATTTTGACCGTAGCGCTGGACAATAGCGCGGCCGGGCTGCGGCTCGACCGGGCCTTGGCCGAGGCGCTCCCCAGCCTGTCGCGCGAGCGGTTGAAGACCCTCATCAAGGGCGGCCGCGTCGTCGACGCGAGCGGCAATATCCTTTGGGATCCGTCGGCCAAGGCGTCCGCACCCGCGACGATCGAAGTCCGCCTGCCCGTTGCCACGCCTGCGCATAATGTCGCGCAGGATATGGATCTGGTCATCGCCTACGAAGACGAGCATCTGATCGTCGTCGACAAGCCGGCGGGCATGGTCGTCCATCCCGCCGCGGGCAATCTCGACGGAACGATGGTCAACGCCTTGCTTCACCATTGCGCGGGTCAATTGTCGGGGATCGGCGGCGTGGCGCGGCCGGGGATCGTCCACCGCATCGACAAGGACACGAGCGGGCTGATCGTCGCCGCGAAGCACGACAAGGCGCACGAAGGCCTTGCCAAGCAGTTCGCCGCGCACAGCATCGACCGCCGCTATCTCGCGATCGCGACCGGGCGGCCGATGCCCGCAAACGGCACGGTCGATGCGGCGCTCGGCCGCTCGAGCACCAACCGCAAGAAGATGGCGGTGGTTGCCGAAGGGCGCGGCAAGCATGCGATCACGCACTACCGCACGATCGAGCCGTTGAAGGGCGCGACTTTGGTCGAATGCCGGCTCGAAACCGGCCGCACGCATCAGGTGCGCGTCCATATGGCGCATATAGGCCATCCGCTGGTCGGTGACCCCGTTTACGGACGCCAACGTAAACCTTTGTCTGATATCCTTCGGGCCCGGAATTTCGTACGTCAGGCGTTGCACGCCGCCCATTTGGGTTTTATTCATCCGGTGACCGGTAACGACATCGCGCTCGACAGCGAACTCCCAGGCGACATGCGGGAACTGATCGATGAATTGCGCGTTTAGGTTTCGAATGAAAATCTATTTTGACCGCCGGACCCAACCGCGGCATATTTCTCCTCTGAAAATAAGGGAAGTCTCTACCCATGGCTAACAAAAGCAATGTTCCGGCAACGGTGCCCGCGCTCGGCGGTGAGGCGAGCCTGAACCGCTACCTGGCCGAAATCCGCAAATTCCCCCTGCTCACCCCCGAGCAGGAATATATGCTCGCCAAGCGATTCCAGGAGCATGGCGACAATGAAGCTGCGGCGCAGCTCGTCACCTCGCACCTCCGTCTCGTCGCCAAGATCGCGATGGGCTATCGCGGCTATGGCCTGCCCGTCAGCGAGCTGATCAGCGAAGGCAATATCGGCCTGATGCAGGGCGTGAAGAAGTTCGACCCCGAACGCGGCTTCCGCCTCGCCACCTATGCGATGTGGTGGATCCGCGCCTCGATCCAGGAATTCATCCTGCGCTCGTGGAGCCTTGTGAAGATGGGCACCACCGCGGCGCAGAAAAAGCTGTTCTTCAACCTTCGCCGGATGAAGAACAATCTCGCGGCGTTCGAGGACGGCGACCTGTCGCCCGAACATCTGACCAAGATCGCGACCGACCTCGGTGTGACCGAGGAAGAAGTCGTCAGCATGAACCGCCGCATGTCGATGGGCGGCGACACCTCGCTCAACGTCCCGATGGGCGAAGATGGCGACAGCCAGTGGCAGGATCTGCTCGGCGACGAAGGTCCGCTGCAGGACGAGCGCGTCGCCGAAGCGCAGGAACGCGATGTGCGCCACTCGCTGCTTAATGAGGCGCTGGAATCGCTCAACGAGCGCGAACGCCACATCCTGACCGAGCGCCGCCTGACCGACGATCCCAAGACGCTCGAGGACCTGAGCCAGGTTTACGACGTCAGCCGCGAACGCGTCCGCCAGATCGAGGTGCGCGCGTTCGAAAAGCTGCAAAAGGCGATGCTGAAGCTCGCGGGCGACCGCCGCTTGGTCGGCGCCTGATTTTTCCCTAAACAGCCGCTTGCCACCCGGTGGCAAGCGGCTAATTTGCGGCGCATGGCAACTCCTCCCCGCGCAAAGAAGCGCAAGCTCCCCTGGTATTTGCGGCCATTCAAATGGCTGCTGTGGTTCATCATCGCCTCGGTGCTGTGGGTGCTGATCTACGCCGTCGTGCCCCCGCCGGTGACCTTCACCATGCTGACCGACAGCAGCGGGATCACCAAGGATTGGGAAAGCCTGTCGAACATCGACCGCAACATGGTCGCCGCCGCGATCGCGGCCGAGGACGGCAAATTCTGTACCCATGACGGATTCGACCGCGACGCGATCGAACAGGCGATCGAGCGCAACGCCAAGGGCAAGCGTATGCGCGGCGGATCGACAATCAGCCAGCAGACCGCGAAAAACGTCTTCCTGTGGCAGGGCAGCGGCTGGACGCGCTATGTCCGCAAGGTGCCCGAAGTCTGGTTCACCTTCCTGATCGAGAAGATCTGGGGCAAGCGGCGGATCATGGAGGTTTACCTCAATGTCGCCGAAACCGGCATCGGCACCTACGGCGTCGAGGCCGGCGCGCAGCGCTATTTCAAGCATGGCGCCAGCAAGCTCACGCCGGCCGAAGCGGGACGCATCGCCGCGATCCTGCCGCTCCCCAAGAAACGCGAAGCGATCAGCCCCTCGGGCTTCACCCGCCGTTACGGCAACACGATCCGCGCGCGCATCGGCGTTGTGAAGCGCGACGGGCTGGATTCCTGCATTTACAAGTAAGAGCTGCTTTGGGGTGGGGAGCGGACATTAGGCGGTTCCCCCGACTCCAAGCAGTAACTGGTCGATGACTTCCAAATCGCCAATGAAGTCGCCATCGAGTGTCCAGAACTGGGCCATCTCTCGAGTGAAGCTCTCCACGCAATCGAAAATGTCCTCGTAATGGCGCAGCGCCTCGCCAGTCTGTCCGTGGAGGACGGCAAGTTGATCGTCAGGCCCGCATATGATTTCGTCCTGACGAAGAACAGAGATGCTACCTACCCGAAAATATCCCTGTCCATGCCATTCCGGGCGCATTGCCCCAAAAACGTAATTATCTTGCTCAATGCTGATCGGAATTTCTCTAGCGGGGTCACGACTAAAGTTTTTTACAAATCCACTAACGCTAACTTGCCCTTCAAAGAGCCGAGCGCCATTGGTTGCCCGGTAAAAATTAAACAGCCGAGGAGGAATAGGTTGACCGACAATATCCTCTATTTCGGTAATCTCTTCCCTGCTCAATCCGGCATATAAGCGGTGCAAATAGGCGTAGGCGCCATTTTGTGGCTGATGGCATATCAGCCGCACTTTTCTATTATCGTTTAGCGACTGGCCACCGGACCAGCGGGAAAGCATTGCCAGCATCTTTTCGGTGGGGTTCTCATCAGTCATCGGCGGCCATCATGCACACCGATCCAATGTCCGCAATGGGGTCGAAACCAGCCCTAAGCCGGCTTCCAACTCTTCCGCTCTTCGGCCTGCTTCAGCACCTCGAACGCCGCCTGCCCCGCCGCAAAGCGCTTGGCGGCCTCGGCATCGCCCGGCTTGACGTCGGGGTGGCATTCCTTGGCGAGGTTGCGCCAGGCCTTTTTCGTCGCCTCGAAATCGGCGTCGGGCTCGAGGTCCAGCACCTCAAGCGCGCGCATTTCGTCGGCGCTGCGGCTGCCGTCGCCCGATCCGCCCCAGGCATAATGCTGCGCACGGGCATAGCTGCGGGCGCCCTGCGCCTCTTCCGCAGCACGCGCAGCGGCATCTTCGGCGGAAAGGCCAGCGAAATAGTCCCAGCCGCGATTATATTCGGCGGCGTGCGTCTCGCAGAAATACCATCGTTCGGGGCTGTTCGGCGATTTCGGCGCGGGGCAGTTTCCCGGGTTGGTGCAGCCGTGGCGGTCGCAAAGCCGCACCTTCTGCGTCTCGCGCGACGAACCATAGGGGCGCCAGCGGGGAAAACCCCAGTCATCGGATCTCTTGGCGCGGCTCATCCATCCCATGTAGCGATTGGCGGACGAATTGGCTAGGCGGCCCGCCGAAAAAGCCGCGCAAAATAGGCTTTCCTACATTGTCGCGCTGTGCCAGCTTCGTGCCTCGGCTCTTTGCAATCGTAATTTCTTCCCGCGACTTTCGCCGCGACGATCGCCTCCGCGTAAAGCGACAAAGGAGACAGTTTCGAGCTGTATGTCCGTATATTTTGTCGCTTTAAGCTCCATCAATCCTTCGGCTTGTAGCCGAACGCCTTGCTCGCCAGCTTGACCACCGCAGGGTCGCGTTCCGTCGGCGTCATCGGCACCGCCGCCTCGAGCGTTTCGGCGATATGCGTCAGCGCCGCGATGCGCGCCGCCTTCTTGTTGTTGCCGTCGATCACCTTCCACGGCGCCCAACGCGTGTTCGTCTGTTCGAACATCTCTTCCATCGCGGCGAGATAGTCCTTGCGCTTCGACCGGTTGCGATAATCCTCGGTTCCCGTCTTCCACCGCTTCCACGGGTCGTCGAGACGCGCAGCGAAGCGCGCGTCCTGCTCGTCCTGCGTGATGTGGATGAACAGCTTGACGAGGTTCGTCCGGCTCCCGGTCAGCTGCGCCTCGAACTCGTTGATCTCGTCATAGCCCTTGCGCCACTCGGCTTCGGTCGCAAACCCCTCGACGCGCTCGACCAGCACGCGGCCGTACCAGCTGCGGTCAAAGATCGATATCTCGCGGTTGCCGGGCAAGCGCTTCCAGAAGCGCCAGAGGAAATGGCGCGCCCTTTCCTCCTCGTTCGGCGCCGCAATCGGCCACACCTCGAAATAGCGGGGGTCGAGCGAGGCGGTCAGCCGCTGGATGATCCCGCCTTTGCCCGCTGCATCCCAGCCCTCGAACATGATGATGCTGCGCTGGCCGTGGATGATATGCGCGGCCTGCAATCGTTCGAGCCGATCCTCGAGCGCCGCGATGGTGTCGGAATAGTCGCCATCATATTTGGCGCCGGTTTCATAATCGGAAAGGGCGATGCTCATATTTATTCCCTAGCCTATTTGCGGCCATCCGACCAAGGGCGACACGGCGCTGTCGCTTTCTGGCACAGGGCCGGCGGGCTTTATTACTGCTGACCGATCAAACGTTTACGCGCGTCCCAATCGGCCAGCGCCCGGCGATTGCGCTCGATGCGTTCGAGGCCCTCGGCTATCGCACCGCTGCGCGATCCCTGCCGCCGCGCCTCGCCATACCAGTCGGTCGCGGCGGTAAAATCGCCCTGCATCTCGGCGCAGAGGCCCAGGTTGAAGGCGAGCGCAGCGGTCGGCTCGGCGTCGCGCGTCAACGCTGTCCACGCCGCGCACGCGCCGCGCTGGTCGCTCTTGGTTAGCCGGACGGCGTTCTTGAACGCCGCCTGCGCCGGTTTCGCGAGCCCCTTGGTGCTTTCCTCGACGCGGACGTCGAGGGCATAGTCGCGCGGCGCGAGGTCGCGGCGGATCGCGACGACATGATCGCGCTGGACGCCCGCGATATAATCGTCGACCGAGCGCGAGGCGGAGCGGTCGGGGCAATATGTCACCTGATCGCGGGCATTAAGTGGGCGCGTGTAGCGGACCGAACCGTCAGCGATCGCGACGAGCCGCGCGGTGGTCGCCACCATGATTGTGCGGCGCCGACAGCGGATGTCGACCTCGATCTCTTTCAGGCATTTCTTCTTGTCGGCGGGGTCATGCTCGACACATTTGTCGCGCTTTTCGGTCACGGCGACCTCGTCGACGCTGGCACGGGTGGTGCCGGTAACAAGGCCGTCGGTCGGTGCGCCCGATTCGGGTGCGACGATGCGATAATAGGCCCGGCCGTCGAACTGCGCGTTGCCGAGTTCGGCCTCAAGCTGCTGCGCCAGCGCCGCGCCACCCTCACCCTCGAAGCGCTCGACCGACAGGCGGAGCAGGTCGCTGACATTGGCCGTGGCGGGATCGCTGCCGGCAATAGTCAATGTCTCGGCTGCCGCGGGCGGTGCAAGGCAAAGAAGAGTAGCGGCCAGCGCCAGTCGCGTGTCGAACATCTCACCCCCCGATAAGAACCGTCGCCGGGCTATCGCAGCCCCGGGCGCCTGTCAAAGCGGGAAAGATCAGAGATGCGCGGCGAGCAGCGCGGCGACGCGCGCCGGATCTTCCATCGGGATGAAATGGCTGTGCTCGGCCCACAGCTCGTCGCGTTCGGCACCGATCGCGGCACCAAGCCCGGTCCACGTCGGGCTCAACGAAAAATCGAGCGGGCCGCCGCGCTCGCCGGTCGGGGCGCGGATCACTGTCGAAGGCACGGTGAGATAATGCAGCCACTCATGCGGACTGGTACGCAGCGCATTCTGGTACACCGACGCCTCGAGTGCCGGCGGACAGGCGAGCTCCAGCCCGTCGCCGTCGACCGCCGGGATCAGGCCATGGGTACAATAGTCGGCAAGCACGCGCGGATCCCAGTTCGCATAAGGTGGCCGGTCGGCGAAACGCGCACGCATCTCTTCGGCGCTGGCCCAGCTATTGCGGCGCCTCGCGACGGGATGATCCGCAGGATCTGGGATCGGACCGGCCTCGCCCTCGTAGAACCCCGGGTCCATGATTACCGGGTCGATCAGCACCAGATGCCGGAAAGCACCCGGCCGCTGCGACGCGAGCCGCGTCAGCACATAAGCGCCCATGCTGTGCCCGCAGCCGACGATCGGGTGGCCGCCCAGCCCGTCGAGCAGCGGCAGCAGCGCATCGGAGGTCGCCGCCCAATTAGCCAGCGTCGCGGGGCGGAAGCTCCGCCCATGGCCGCGATGGTCGGGCGCGATGACATGCGTGCCGGCGGGTAGCGCTTCGACGACCCGATCCCAAAGCCGGGCGTGAAAGCCCGTCGCGTGAAGCAGCAGCAGCGAAGGCCCCTGCCCCCGCTCTCCCCATTCGAACCAACAGATATCGCCCTCCGGCGTTTCCTGCCGGTGCTCCCGGGGTTCGCTCATGCCTTAGCTCTTCGGACCGTCGACGAGCCGGATGCTGAGTTCCTTCAGCTGCTTTTCGCTGACCGGCGCCGGAGCGCCCATCATCAAATCTTCGGCCTTCTGCGTCATCGGGAAGACGATGACTTCGCGGATGTTCGGCTCGTCGGCGAGCAGCATCACGATGCGGTCGACGCCCGGTGCCGAACCGCCGTGCGGCGGTGCACCGAACTTGAACGCGTTGATCATGCCCGCGAAGTTCGTGTCGACATCCTGCTGGCTGTAGCCCGCGATCTCGAACGCCTTGTACATGATGTCGGGGCGATGGTTCCGGATCGCGCCCGACGACAATTCGACGCCGTTGCAGACGATGTCATACTGATAGGCGAGGATATCGAGCGGATCCTTGTTCGTCAGCGCGTCCATCTCGCCCTGCGGCATCGAGAAGGGGTTGTGGCTGAAATCGATCTTGCCGGTGTCCTCGTCGGCCTCGAACATCGGGAAGTCGACGATCCAGCAGAATTCGAAGCGGCTCTTGTCGATCAGGTCGAGCTGGTCGGCGACGCGCGTGCGCGCGAGGCCAGCGAGCTTCGCGGCCTTCGCCTCGACGCCCGCAGCGAAGAAGATGCCGTCGTTGGGGCCGAGACCCATTGCGTCGGCGATCGCCTTCATGCCGTCCTGGCCGTGGTTGTTGGCGATCGGGCCGCCGAACACGCCGTCCTTTTGCGTCGCATAGCCAAGACCCGGGAAGCCTTCCGACTGTGCCCAGCTGTTCATCTCGTCGAAGAATTTGCGGCTCTTCTCGTGCGTTTCCGGCGCGGCGACGGCGCGGACGACCTGCCCTTCGTCGACCATCGTCGCAAAGCG
Coding sequences within it:
- a CDS encoding histidine phosphotransferase family protein: MSDDRVDFASMLASRLCHDLLSPVGAFANGLELLADEKDPAMRERCFELLEQSARTSANKLKFFRLAFGSAGGFGELVPADEAKSAIQGIIGDRAIELNWMIGTDPLPKPAVKIILNLSLLLVDALVRGGRLDVGCEKQGADKDGGIEIALHVEAERIFLDADVERILAEGEGASPMTSRTAPAVLVQAVARQNEGTVMLARETPTSLLVGAVLRGRG
- a CDS encoding RluA family pseudouridine synthase is translated as MQGDDDILTVALDNSAAGLRLDRALAEALPSLSRERLKTLIKGGRVVDASGNILWDPSAKASAPATIEVRLPVATPAHNVAQDMDLVIAYEDEHLIVVDKPAGMVVHPAAGNLDGTMVNALLHHCAGQLSGIGGVARPGIVHRIDKDTSGLIVAAKHDKAHEGLAKQFAAHSIDRRYLAIATGRPMPANGTVDAALGRSSTNRKKMAVVAEGRGKHAITHYRTIEPLKGATLVECRLETGRTHQVRVHMAHIGHPLVGDPVYGRQRKPLSDILRARNFVRQALHAAHLGFIHPVTGNDIALDSELPGDMRELIDELRV
- the rpoH gene encoding RNA polymerase sigma factor RpoH, with product MANKSNVPATVPALGGEASLNRYLAEIRKFPLLTPEQEYMLAKRFQEHGDNEAAAQLVTSHLRLVAKIAMGYRGYGLPVSELISEGNIGLMQGVKKFDPERGFRLATYAMWWIRASIQEFILRSWSLVKMGTTAAQKKLFFNLRRMKNNLAAFEDGDLSPEHLTKIATDLGVTEEEVVSMNRRMSMGGDTSLNVPMGEDGDSQWQDLLGDEGPLQDERVAEAQERDVRHSLLNEALESLNERERHILTERRLTDDPKTLEDLSQVYDVSRERVRQIEVRAFEKLQKAMLKLAGDRRLVGA
- the mtgA gene encoding monofunctional biosynthetic peptidoglycan transglycosylase; this encodes MATPPRAKKRKLPWYLRPFKWLLWFIIASVLWVLIYAVVPPPVTFTMLTDSSGITKDWESLSNIDRNMVAAAIAAEDGKFCTHDGFDRDAIEQAIERNAKGKRMRGGSTISQQTAKNVFLWQGSGWTRYVRKVPEVWFTFLIEKIWGKRRIMEVYLNVAETGIGTYGVEAGAQRYFKHGASKLTPAEAGRIAAILPLPKKREAISPSGFTRRYGNTIRARIGVVKRDGLDSCIYK
- a CDS encoding SMI1/KNR4 family protein, encoding MTDENPTEKMLAMLSRWSGGQSLNDNRKVRLICHQPQNGAYAYLHRLYAGLSREEITEIEDIVGQPIPPRLFNFYRATNGARLFEGQVSVSGFVKNFSRDPAREIPISIEQDNYVFGAMRPEWHGQGYFRVGSISVLRQDEIICGPDDQLAVLHGQTGEALRHYEDIFDCVESFTREMAQFWTLDGDFIGDLEVIDQLLLGVGGTA
- a CDS encoding J domain-containing protein — protein: MSRAKRSDDWGFPRWRPYGSSRETQKVRLCDRHGCTNPGNCPAPKSPNSPERWYFCETHAAEYNRGWDYFAGLSAEDAAARAAEEAQGARSYARAQHYAWGGSGDGSRSADEMRALEVLDLEPDADFEATKKAWRNLAKECHPDVKPGDAEAAKRFAAGQAAFEVLKQAEERKSWKPA
- a CDS encoding polyphosphate kinase 2 family protein, which encodes MSIALSDYETGAKYDGDYSDTIAALEDRLERLQAAHIIHGQRSIIMFEGWDAAGKGGIIQRLTASLDPRYFEVWPIAAPNEEERARHFLWRFWKRLPGNREISIFDRSWYGRVLVERVEGFATEAEWRKGYDEINEFEAQLTGSRTNLVKLFIHITQDEQDARFAARLDDPWKRWKTGTEDYRNRSKRKDYLAAMEEMFEQTNTRWAPWKVIDGNNKKAARIAALTHIAETLEAAVPMTPTERDPAVVKLASKAFGYKPKD
- a CDS encoding alpha/beta fold hydrolase, whose protein sequence is MSEPREHRQETPEGDICWFEWGERGQGPSLLLLHATGFHARLWDRVVEALPAGTHVIAPDHRGHGRSFRPATLANWAATSDALLPLLDGLGGHPIVGCGHSMGAYVLTRLASQRPGAFRHLVLIDPVIMDPGFYEGEAGPIPDPADHPVARRRNSWASAEEMRARFADRPPYANWDPRVLADYCTHGLIPAVDGDGLELACPPALEASVYQNALRTSPHEWLHYLTVPSTVIRAPTGERGGPLDFSLSPTWTGLGAAIGAERDELWAEHSHFIPMEDPARVAALLAAHL